The DNA window ACCGATCCCAGCAGGATGCCTACGGTCAGGCCGGCCGTCAGCGTGCCGCAGGCGATACCAATGCGTTTTTCCGGAACATGCTCGGCGACAAACACCCAGGCGCCAGGCACCTCGCCGCCGATCGCCGCCCCCTGCAGAATACGCATCAACAGCAACAGCAGCGGCGCGACGATGCCCACCGAGCTGTAGGTCGGCAACAGACCAATCGCCAGGGTCGGCAGCGCCATCAGCAGGATGCTGAGGGTAAACATTCTCTTGCGGCCAACCAGATCGCCAAAATGGGCCATGATGATCCCCCCCAGCGGACGCGCCAGGTAACCGGCGGCGAAAATGCCAAAGGTCTGTACCTGGCGAAGCCATTCCGGAATATCCGCGGGGAAGAAGAGCTCGCCGACGACGGCGGCGAAGAAAACGAAGATGATAAAGTCATAAAACTCCAGCGCGCCGCCAAGGGCGGCCAGCGTCAGCGTTTTATAATCCTGGCGGTTGAGCGGTCGGTTTGCATATGACATAACGCGATTTCATCCTGAGGCGTGCAGCGTATTTTATAGTGTGTAAAGTAAACAGCACTATATCGTAAATAAAACGGCACACCATCAGCGATGCATGTTATGTCACAAATGCATCAAATTCAGGATAAAGTTTCGCGTCGGGCACTTTTGGGACGAAATGCTTCTACCACACGGCCATCGGTTTCCACATAAGGCCCCTCCAGCAACTGTACACAATAAGGTACACTTGCGAAAATACCGTGCACCAGCACGTTGCCGTCAGCATCTTTCACCCCTTCCAGGGTCTCCTGAATCGCTTTCGGTTGTCCGGGAAGATTGAGGATCAGCGCCTGCTTGCGGATCACCCCGACCTGCCGGGAAAGGATCGCCGTCGGCACAAAGTGTAGGCTAACCTGGCGCATTTGCTCGCCGAAGCCCGGCATCTCGCGATCGGCAATCGCCAGCGTGGCGTCGGGCGTCACATCGCGACGCGCCGGGCCGGTGCCGCCGGTGGTCAGCACCAGATGGCACCCCATCTCGTCAACCAGTTCGCACAGCGTTTGCTCAATAATGACCTGCTCATCCGGGATCAGGCGAGTCTGCAGTTCAAAAGGGGTGGTAAGGGCACGCGCCAGCCACTCTTCCAGTGCCGGGATGCCTTTGTCCTGATAGACGCCGCTGGAGGCGCGATCGGAAATGGAAACTAAGCCGATTCGTAAGGTATTCATGGTTATTCCGTTCAAACTGTGGCGTTAAACGAAATGATACACTGCTGCTGGCGGGACAGACAGTGTAATGTGGCCGACGGGCGTCGGCCACCTGCGGGATTACAGCAGTTCGCCGATCATTTTTTCCAGTTTTTCCTGGTCGATCGCAAACTTACGGATACCTTCCGCCAGTTTGTCTACCGCCATCGGATCCTGGTTATGCTGCCACAGGAACTCAGATTCGGTAATACGCTCCGGACGCGCTTTCACTTCACCGGTATATACCAGTTTACGCTCAACGGCGCCTTCGCTTTCGGACAGCTCTTTCAGCAGTGCCGGGGCGATGGTCAGGCGGTCACAGCCAGCCAGTTCCAGAATTTCGCCAACGTTACGGAAGCTGGCGCCCATCACCACGGTTTCATAACCGTGCTGCTTGTAGTACTCGTAGATTTCGCTGACGGAAACCACGCCCGGATCTTCTGCCGGCGCGTACTCTTTCTTATCGGTGTTGGCTTTGTACCAGTCGAGGATACGGCCAACGAACGGCGAAATCAGGAAGACGCCCGCTTCGGCGCAAGCGCGAGCCTGAGCGAAGGAGAACAGCAGCGTCAGGTTGCAGTTGATGCCCTCTTTTTCCAGCTGTTCAGCGGCGCGAATGCCCTGCCAGGTGGAAGCCAGCTTGATCAGAATACGATCGTTGCTGATGCCCGCGTCGTTATACAGCTTGATGATGCGCTTGGCTTTAGCGATAGACGCTTCGGTGTCGTAGGAGAGACGCGCATCCACTTCGGTGGAGATACGGCCCGGGATCAGTTTCAGAATTTCGAGACCGATGTTCACCGCCAGCTTGTCGGAAGCATCGAGGATCTGCTGCGCGCGATCGCTGCTCTGGCTACGAGCCCAGGCCACAGCGTCGTCAATCAGCTTACGGTACTCAGGGATCTGAGCCGCGCCGAGGATCAGGGAAGGGTTGGTGGTGGCATCCTGAGGCTGATACAGCTTCATTGCCGCAATATCTCCGGTGTCAGCGACGACAGTGGTGTACTGACGCAGAGAAGTTAATTTATCCGTCATGATATATTTCTCTTAAACAGCAGTTAAGGGGATGTAACCGGTCTGCCCAGATGATAACACGCTGCCGGGTCAGCGCAACCGCCGACGAGAGAAGAGCGCAGAGTGTGATAAACTATGCAGATTAATTTGCTGAAAGCGCAAGGATTGTCACTTAATTGGTAACGCTTACACTGGCGTGCCGGCATGGACAAGAGGATGTTTAATGCCTGATTTTCTCTCATTTATCAATGAAATACTCTGGGGCTCAGTGATGATTTATCTGCTACTGGGCGCCGGTATCTGGTTTAGCTGGCAAACCCGGGGTATTCAGTTCCGCTACGTGCGCAAATTTGGCCGCAGCCTGAAAAAAAGCCTGCACCCGCAGCCGGGCGGTTTAACCTCCTTTCAGGCGCTCTGTACCAGCCTTGCTGCGCGAGTCGGCAGCGGCAATCTTGCCGGCGTCACGCTGGCTATCGCCGCCGGCGGGCCCGGAGCCGTATTCTGGATGTGGGTCTCCGCCCTGCTCGGCATGGCCAGCAGCTTCGCCGAATGTTCCCTTGCCCAGCTGTATAAAGAGCGCGATAGCCGCGGGCAGTTTCGCGGCGGTCCGGCCTGGTATATGGCGCGCGGGCTCGGCATGCGCTGGATGGGCGTTCTGTTTTCGATCCTCCTGCTGCTGGCCTATGGCTTTATCTTCAATACCGTACAGGCCAACTCCGTGGCCCATGCCCTGCGCTATGCGTTCGATCTGCCGGCGGCAGTCAGCGGCGGCGTGCTGGCCGTTGTCGTTCTGCTGGCCATCCGCCGTGGTTTACGCGGCGTGGCGCGCCTGATGCAGTGGATCGTCCCCATCATGGCGCTGCTGTGGATCGCCACCAGCCTGCTTATCGGCCTGTGGCATATCACCGCCCTGCCGACGATTTTCGCCACCATCTTTCGCTGCGCCTTCGGCTGGCAGGAAGCCGCCGCCGGCGCGGTGGGCTACACCATCAGCCAGGCGCTGACCAGCGGCTTTCAGCGCGGCATGTTCTCCAATGAAGCCGGAATGGGCTCTTCGCCTAACGCCGCCGCAGCCGCCGCCTCCTGGCCGCCGCACCCGGCGGCGCAGGGTATCGTGCAGATGATTGGCGTGTTTATCGATACCATCGTCATCTGTACCGCCAGCGCGATTATCGTCATGCTGGCGCCTCACCCCGACAATGAGTATACGCTCAACGGCATCCAGGCCCTGCAGCACGCGATGAGCATGCTGGTCGGGGGCTGGGGGTCGGGTTTTATCGCTTTCATCGTGCTGCTGTTCGCCTTTAGCTCTATCGTCGCCAACTACCTGTACGCGGAAAATAATCTGGTCTTTCTGCGTCTGGATAAGCCGCGCTATATCTGGGCGCTGCGGATACTTACCGTCCTGATGGTGCTGCTGGGAACCCTCGTTAG is part of the Klebsiella quasipneumoniae subsp. quasipneumoniae genome and encodes:
- the mog gene encoding molybdopterin adenylyltransferase, giving the protein MNTLRIGLVSISDRASSGVYQDKGIPALEEWLARALTTPFELQTRLIPDEQVIIEQTLCELVDEMGCHLVLTTGGTGPARRDVTPDATLAIADREMPGFGEQMRQVSLHFVPTAILSRQVGVIRKQALILNLPGQPKAIQETLEGVKDADGNVLVHGIFASVPYCVQLLEGPYVETDGRVVEAFRPKSARRETLS
- the tal gene encoding transaldolase, which codes for MTDKLTSLRQYTTVVADTGDIAAMKLYQPQDATTNPSLILGAAQIPEYRKLIDDAVAWARSQSSDRAQQILDASDKLAVNIGLEILKLIPGRISTEVDARLSYDTEASIAKAKRIIKLYNDAGISNDRILIKLASTWQGIRAAEQLEKEGINCNLTLLFSFAQARACAEAGVFLISPFVGRILDWYKANTDKKEYAPAEDPGVVSVSEIYEYYKQHGYETVVMGASFRNVGEILELAGCDRLTIAPALLKELSESEGAVERKLVYTGEVKARPERITESEFLWQHNQDPMAVDKLAEGIRKFAIDQEKLEKMIGELL
- a CDS encoding alanine/glycine:cation symporter family protein; this translates as MPDFLSFINEILWGSVMIYLLLGAGIWFSWQTRGIQFRYVRKFGRSLKKSLHPQPGGLTSFQALCTSLAARVGSGNLAGVTLAIAAGGPGAVFWMWVSALLGMASSFAECSLAQLYKERDSRGQFRGGPAWYMARGLGMRWMGVLFSILLLLAYGFIFNTVQANSVAHALRYAFDLPAAVSGGVLAVVVLLAIRRGLRGVARLMQWIVPIMALLWIATSLLIGLWHITALPTIFATIFRCAFGWQEAAAGAVGYTISQALTSGFQRGMFSNEAGMGSSPNAAAAAASWPPHPAAQGIVQMIGVFIDTIVICTASAIIVMLAPHPDNEYTLNGIQALQHAMSMLVGGWGSGFIAFIVLLFAFSSIVANYLYAENNLVFLRLDKPRYIWALRILTVLMVLLGTLVSLPVVWQSADIIMALMAMTNLTAILLLSPTVRIIASDYLRQRQLGIQPTFDASRYPEIHQQLAPGAWNELPRE